One Aspergillus oryzae RIB40 DNA, chromosome 2 genomic window carries:
- a CDS encoding proteasome regulatory particle lid subunit RPN7 (26S proteasome regulatory complex, subunit RPN7/PSMD6) has translation MGSDPQYIKFPDLTLAQHVFNLSNPSCPQTVRQTSLKKVQDAISENKMAPFYRHLAHPVEGILNHSGEGVPQHQASSTKSLITSNMLASRKSPQKIDFPWDESLYQSLVEDNKKELDAFQKEEDEAEEAAGDTEVLAARGKRAEFWARVGDKDKAIESHEALLEKTTFLGTKIDLVLAMIRIGLFFGDTLSVRKNIERANTLIESGGDWDRRNRLKAYKGLHLLTIRSYSVAAPLLLDSLSTFTSYELCSYSALVIYSVLAGSLSLKRVDFKAKVVDAPEIKAILGSGEDRVAALTGEVSSGPGAKDEEMKDASTSRATPGAATTAVNLTTLGAGSGIQAEAEAPVDFSPLANLVSSLYNGNYRSFFVALAAVEDNFLTQDRYLYEHRAWFVREMRLRAYQQLLQSYRVVGLNSMASDFGVTVDFLDRDLAKFIASNRIACTIDRVNGIIETNRPDDKNKQYADVVKHGDALITKLQKYGQAVRLRGSERS, from the exons ATGGGGTCCGACCCGCAGTATATCAAGTTCCCCGATCTTACCCTCGCCCAACATGtcttcaacctctccaaCCCATCGTGCCCGCAGACGGTGCGGCAAACGTCGTTGAAGAAGGTCCAGGATGCTATCTCTGAGAATAAAATGGCGCCTTTCTATAGGCATCTTGCCCACCCCGTGGAAGGCATCCTGAACCATTCCGGTGAAGGCGTTCCCCAGCACCAAGCTAGCTCAACTAAGTCCCTGATCACCTCGAATATGCTGGCATCTCGAAAGTCACCTCAAAAGATCGACTTTCCATGGGATGAATCCTTATACCAGTCGCTAGTCGAGGATAATaagaaggagttggatgCTTTccaaaaggaggaagatgaggcgGAAGAAGCAGCCGGAGACACTGAGGTGCTTGCGGCCCGTGGGAAGCGTGCTGAGTTCTGGGCGCGCGTAGGAGATAAG GATAAAGCCATCGAATCTCATGAAGCACTCCTCGAAAAGACGACATTCCTCGGAACCAAGATTGACTTGGTGCTGGCCATGATCCGTATTGGACTCTTCTTTGGTGACACCCTGTCTGTGAGAAAAAACATTGAACGGGCAAACACGCTTATCGAGAGCGGTGGTGACTGGGATCGGAGGAATCGTCTCAAGGCGTATAAGGGCTTACACTTGCTCACGATTCGATCCTACAGCGTCGCTGCTCCCTTACTTCTTGACAGTCTGTCTACTTTCACGAGCTACGAACTCTGCAGCTATTCTGCATTGGTCATTTACTCCGTCCTCGCAGGTTCACTGTCGTTGAAGCGGGTCGACTTCAAAGCTAAAGTTGTGGATGCACCGGAGATCAAGGCTATCCTTGGGTCCGGAGAAGATCGGGTAGCGGCTTTAACTGGGGAGGTGTCGTCTGGCCCCGGTGCAAAGGacgaagaaatgaaggatgCTTCTACATCTAGAGCCACTCCAGGTGCCGCTACCACCGCCGTTAATTTGACCACCCTGGGGGctggctctgggatccaggCTGAGGCCGAAGCCCCTGTTGACTTCTCGCCTCTTGCCAACTTGGTTAGCAGTCTATATAATGGCAACTACCGGTCATTCTTCGTGGCCTTGGCGGCCGTTGAAGACAATTTCCTGACTCAGGACCGGTACTTGTATGAACACCGCGCTTGGTTTGTCCGTGAGATGAGACTCCGCGCCTACCAGCAGCTTCTCCAGAGCTACCGGGTGGTAGGATTGAACAGCATGGCCAGCGATTTTGGAGTTACAGTGGACTTTTTGGACCG GGATCTGGCCAAGTTCATCGCTAGCAATCGCATCGCATGCACTATCGACCGAGTAAATGGCATCATCGAAACAAACCGCCCcgatgacaagaacaaaCAGTACGCCGACGTCGTCAAGCATGGCGATGCTCTAATTACGAAACTTCAGAAGTATGGCCAGGCTGTGCGACTGCGCGGAAGTGAACGGAGCTAA